The following proteins are encoded in a genomic region of Hemibagrus wyckioides isolate EC202008001 linkage group LG29, SWU_Hwy_1.0, whole genome shotgun sequence:
- the LOC131349151 gene encoding C-type lectin lectoxin-Thr1-like: FSGADRFIRISSPYLSWTDAQAYCRSHHTDLASALNSSDNNFLFQLWNTQGDSWIGLYRDTWKWSDGTPATNLPWVPGEPDNKYGNENCASQINKVFNDYLCGTPAYFYCHTILPVREQQILRLQVKSDGSVLDPAVQSSILEQIKQKLAEKGMLENTTVTWRVQTDGNIFQKKNKDDL; this comes from the exons TTCAGTGGTGCTGACAGGTTCATCCGCATCTCTAGTCCTTATTTGTCCTGGACTGATGCTCAGGCTTACTGTcgatcacatcacacagactTGGCCAGTGCTCTTAACAGTTCAGATaacaacttcctgtttcagttGTGGAATACCCAGGGTGATTCCTGGATTGGGCTCTACAGAGACACGTGGAAGTGGTCAGATGGGACACCTGCAACAAACCTTCCATGGGTTCCTGGAGAACCTGATAATAAATATGGCAATGAGAACTGTGCATCGCAAATTAACAAAGTGTTCAATGATTATTTATGCGGCACACCAGCCTATTTCTACTGTCACACCA TTCTACCAGTGAGGGAACAGCAGATATTGAGACTGCAGGTGAAGTCTGATGGCAGTGTGTTAGATCCTGCTGTACAGTCGTCTATTTTAGAGCAG ATCAAGCAGAAACTGGCAGAAAAAGGCATGTTGGAGAACACCACAGTGACCTGGAGGGTGCAGACAGATGGAAACATCTTCCAGAAGAAAAACAAGGATGATCTGTAA